The proteins below are encoded in one region of Methanofollis aquaemaris:
- the nifB gene encoding nitrogenase cofactor biosynthesis protein NifB has product MADEGYRKANVEGQEVPYDPEQLRKVQEHPCYSEKAHHTCGRCHLPVAPKCNIQCNYCIRDFDCVNESRPGVTSRVVKPDEALDLVKQVMDEFPYVKVIGIAGPGEPLANPETFETLRLVHEAFPNLIMCLSTNGLLLPDSIDELQQYDVGNVTVTLNAIDPAIGEQIYSYVNYRGTHYTGREAAEVLLEHQLEGIRMAVERKMFVKVNCVYIPGVNDEHIPAIAKKVGELGAFSFNLIPLIPQYKLAHITPPTPAEKRAMQDRCAPFIKQMRHCARCRSDAIGRLGHDVQSRIYCGESGCGESKE; this is encoded by the coding sequence ATGGCCGACGAAGGATACAGGAAAGCAAATGTAGAGGGGCAGGAGGTGCCCTATGACCCGGAACAACTCCGGAAGGTGCAGGAACATCCCTGTTACAGTGAAAAGGCCCATCACACCTGCGGGCGCTGTCACCTGCCGGTCGCACCGAAGTGCAACATCCAGTGCAACTACTGCATCCGGGACTTCGACTGTGTGAACGAGAGCAGGCCGGGGGTGACCTCCAGGGTGGTGAAGCCGGACGAGGCCCTGGACCTGGTGAAGCAGGTGATGGACGAGTTCCCGTACGTGAAGGTGATCGGGATCGCGGGTCCGGGCGAACCCCTTGCAAACCCGGAGACCTTCGAGACTCTCCGGTTGGTCCACGAAGCCTTCCCCAACCTGATCATGTGCCTCTCGACAAACGGCCTCCTCCTCCCCGACTCGATCGACGAGCTCCAGCAATACGATGTCGGCAATGTCACGGTCACCCTCAACGCCATCGACCCGGCGATCGGCGAGCAGATCTATTCATATGTGAACTATCGTGGCACCCACTATACCGGGCGGGAGGCCGCGGAGGTCCTCCTCGAACACCAGCTCGAGGGGATCAGGATGGCGGTCGAACGCAAGATGTTCGTGAAGGTCAACTGCGTCTATATCCCGGGGGTCAACGACGAGCACATCCCGGCGATCGCAAAGAAGGTCGGGGAACTCGGTGCCTTCTCCTTCAACCTCATCCCGCTCATCCCGCAGTACAAACTGGCCCACATCACCCCCCCGACACCGGCGGAGAAGCGGGCGATGCAGGACCGGTGCGCTCCCTTCATCAAACAGATGCGCCACTGCGCACGGTGCCGTTCCGACGCCATCGGGAGGCTCGGGCACGACGTGCAGTCGCGGATCTATTGCGGCGAGAGTGGCTGCGGCGAGAGCAAAGAATAA
- a CDS encoding PKD domain-containing protein: MPVTPGASIQDVVDIAAPGDVITVNAGTYDEDVTVDKRLTLRGEGDVIVNGGFVLTGTADGTTVENFIVNQGTDSVAINVNSVNDAVVRGCTVSGGIYGIYIQSATNCTVEGCTVSNVENNGIHLESAGQSQVLDNQVSGCGGGFSGFGILLYTNSPDCLISGNTVQGCTDRGIQIQSGCQGAVIESNICSGNNGGLRVSGCTGTPTVLRDNTVLGDHNTAVSLEGVDSVIVENVTARDGKSGIFLTDAENITLTNSTFTGFTGYGLFVFSGSYATNSLIANNLFNNTQNVLIPDKSVTTGTRWNTTQTAGENIRGGSFLGGNLWLTPDGTGFSQTRADFDLDGICDEGYDLGNGCTDSLPLQNGGPSASFSVTPSSVMTGIPVSFNDTSVGDPASWTWTFDEEDPITITDPADRNVTRTYDTADTYQATLTVKNEFGTNTTTRTVTIEPFSIQGAVNAAAPGDVVLVPSGTYEEDVTVNKNITLRGSENAVLNGRITIIGVDGATVEHLTVNGVEGDSAIELFSVSGCTVRDNTVTGGRYGISLGCGSSDCLVSGNHVEGYSNGGIVLSGCGSGNEVVANTCSGGNYGFEVKSCTGPNTLRDNIALHTNRAIQLNYPGSVVIENVTLKGGTDGVAHYGEDDLTLTNSTIVGFNHGLYFQSGSCQDHALIANNRFNNTNNVRIDPGADLSNVRWNTTKTAGENIRGGSFRGGNLWLTPEGTGFSQTHADFDLDGFCDEGYDLGNGCTDYLPLQNGGPSASFTVAPPTIMTGVPVSFNDTSVGDPSSWTWTFDGETETTRNVTHTYATAGTHQATLTVKNEFGTNTTTCTLDVTPYTIQGAVDAAAPGDVVLVPAGEYTESVRVDKNITLRGSEGAVLNGRITITSGADGATVENLTVNCGGITSITLSGVSGCTVRNNTVTGGYSGICLDSGSSNCLVSGNRVEGYSQNGICIKMWSSGNEIVANTCSGGFYGFHIENCRGPNTLRDNTVLNATNGINLPNPGPVVIENVTMHIKPGGQGVIFSGNDALTLTNSIITGASVGLSLSPDSGLDHMLIANNLFNNTQNLYIGYGADLSGARWNTTKTAGENIRGGPSLGGNLWLTPEGTGFSETHLDLDGDGICDERYDLGAGCIDHLPLHTCLPTANFTVTPAGGSTPLEVQFADASSGVNPRTYSWDFGDATSDQAAPSHTFTTNGTYQVSLTVTNDFGSDTTTRTVTALDPPIAVISTNLTEGNAPLTVQFTDDSTGCVFTRLWDFDDRTNATAAGVSHTFENPGTYNVTLNASNPYASAEAAVKVVVLAPPEANFTFTPTAGNTPLTVTFNETTTGDVDTWAWDFGDGTPTVSGRNVTHTFNERGTFPVTLTASNAFGSNATTRTVTVHAAPAAGFDLNVSEGNDPLTVLVTNTSTGDFTKCVLDFGDGTGTVVMSGETAAHTFARPDTYTITLNASNAYGFNRTTSTVTVHAAPAAGFDLNVSEGNDPLTVLVTNTSTGDFTKCVLDFGDGTGTVVMTGETAAHTFARPDTYTITLNASNAYGFNRTTSTVTVLPPPVAAFTQNIDEGNAPLTVAFTDGSTGNVTAWQWDFGDGNVSTEENPSHEYVTPGTYPVVLNASNVYGFSLSDSTVTILAPPKANFTQSADEGNAPLAVTFTDGSTGNVTSWQWDFGDGNVSTEENPSHEYVTAGTYTVQLNASNAYGFSLSESSVTILAPPLARFGSKVGADGNLREVAFTDRSTGNITAWQWEFGDGASSTNPNPVHTYAEFGTYNVTLSVRNAYDANATTAAVTLTTPSSHGGRSPASAGAASKIPAGGHASFGVRESAIHEVTVTASDAISRVLVTVEPTTKPNSIEAPADAVYEYDQVTLYHTTEDALAGAAFDFTVPKTWLDEQGAGPDDVVLYRYHDGAWHALPTSVVSEDESGYSFTAESPGFAFFAIGADGRGVHPSAGTNVTRPTPDVVETVTTAAATTAPATTPQQQTPLPWWLAAVAAGAAVALRHRR; this comes from the coding sequence GTGCCGGTCACCCCCGGCGCGAGCATCCAGGACGTGGTCGACATCGCCGCCCCCGGCGACGTCATCACCGTCAACGCAGGCACCTATGACGAGGATGTAACGGTGGACAAACGCCTCACCCTCAGGGGCGAGGGAGATGTGATCGTCAACGGCGGTTTCGTCCTCACCGGTACCGCCGACGGTACGACGGTCGAGAACTTCATCGTGAATCAGGGTACGGATTCTGTGGCCATCAATGTCAATTCTGTCAACGACGCCGTGGTGCGGGGGTGCACGGTCTCCGGCGGGATATATGGGATCTATATCCAATCTGCGACGAACTGCACGGTGGAAGGGTGCACGGTGAGTAATGTCGAAAATAACGGCATCCACCTAGAATCCGCAGGTCAGTCCCAGGTCCTGGACAACCAGGTGAGCGGATGTGGGGGGGGATTTAGTGGGTTTGGCATCTTACTCTATACCAATTCCCCAGACTGTCTTATCTCTGGGAACACCGTCCAGGGCTGCACAGATAGAGGGATTCAGATCCAGTCCGGGTGCCAGGGCGCTGTGATTGAGTCAAATATCTGTTCAGGGAATAACGGTGGTCTCCGTGTCAGTGGGTGCACCGGCACGCCCACCGTCCTGAGAGACAACACCGTCCTTGGAGACCACAACACCGCGGTCAGTCTGGAGGGGGTGGACTCTGTCATCGTCGAGAATGTGACGGCGAGGGACGGGAAAAGCGGTATTTTCCTTACCGATGCCGAGAATATCACGCTCACCAACAGCACCTTCACCGGGTTCACCGGTTATGGACTGTTTGTTTTCTCCGGCTCTTACGCGACGAACTCCCTCATCGCAAACAACCTCTTCAACAACACCCAGAATGTCTTAATCCCGGATAAATCCGTCACGACCGGCACCCGCTGGAACACCACACAGACCGCCGGTGAAAATATCCGCGGCGGTTCCTTCCTCGGCGGCAACCTCTGGCTGACGCCTGACGGCACCGGGTTCTCCCAGACCCGCGCTGACTTCGACCTCGATGGGATCTGCGACGAGGGCTACGACCTCGGGAATGGGTGCACCGACTCCCTCCCGCTCCAGAACGGCGGGCCGTCGGCGTCCTTCAGCGTCACGCCGTCGAGCGTGATGACCGGCATACCGGTCTCCTTCAACGACACCTCGGTGGGCGACCCCGCTTCATGGACATGGACCTTCGACGAGGAGGACCCCATCACCATCACCGACCCGGCCGACCGGAACGTCACCCGCACCTATGATACGGCGGACACCTACCAGGCGACCCTGACGGTCAAAAACGAGTTCGGCACCAACACCACGACCCGCACCGTCACCATCGAACCCTTCAGCATCCAGGGCGCAGTGAACGCCGCCGCCCCCGGCGACGTCGTCCTCGTCCCGTCCGGCACTTATGAGGAGGACGTGACGGTGAACAAGAACATCACCCTGCGGGGGAGCGAGAATGCGGTCCTCAACGGCAGGATCACGATCATCGGTGTCGATGGGGCGACGGTCGAGCACCTCACCGTGAACGGAGTTGAGGGCGACTCGGCCATCGAACTCTTCAGTGTCAGCGGGTGCACGGTCAGGGACAACACCGTGACCGGCGGGAGATACGGGATCAGTCTTGGCTGTGGGTCTTCGGACTGTCTGGTCTCGGGCAATCATGTCGAAGGGTATAGTAACGGCGGCATTGTCCTCTCCGGCTGCGGTTCAGGAAACGAGGTCGTTGCCAACACCTGTTCGGGTGGGAATTACGGTTTCGAGGTTAAATCTTGCACGGGACCAAACACCCTGCGGGACAACATCGCCCTCCATACAAATAGAGCGATCCAGTTGAATTATCCCGGTTCTGTCGTCATCGAGAATGTCACGTTGAAAGGAGGTACCGATGGCGTCGCCCACTATGGAGAAGACGACCTCACGCTCACCAACAGCACCATCGTCGGGTTCAACCATGGACTGTACTTTCAATCTGGGTCCTGCCAGGATCACGCCCTCATCGCAAACAACCGCTTTAACAACACAAATAACGTCAGGATCGATCCCGGCGCCGACCTCTCCAACGTCCGCTGGAACACGACAAAGACCGCCGGTGAAAATATCCGCGGCGGTTCCTTCCGCGGCGGCAACCTCTGGCTGACGCCCGAGGGCACCGGGTTCTCCCAGACCCACGCCGACTTCGACCTCGACGGGTTCTGCGACGAGGGCTACGACCTCGGGAATGGGTGCACCGACTATCTCCCGCTCCAGAACGGGGGGCCGTCGGCGTCCTTCACCGTGGCTCCGCCGACCATCATGACCGGCGTGCCGGTCTCCTTCAACGACACCTCGGTGGGCGACCCCTCCTCATGGACATGGACCTTCGACGGGGAGACAGAGACCACCCGGAACGTCACCCACACCTACGCGACCGCGGGCACCCACCAGGCGACCCTGACGGTCAAAAACGAGTTCGGCACCAACACCACGACCTGCACGCTCGACGTCACCCCCTACACCATCCAGGGCGCAGTGGACGCCGCCGCCCCCGGCGACGTCGTCCTCGTCCCGGCCGGCGAATATACCGAGAGCGTGAGGGTGGACAAGAACATCACCCTGCGGGGGAGCGAGGGTGCGGTCCTCAACGGCAGGATCACGATCACCTCCGGTGCCGACGGTGCGACCGTCGAAAACCTCACCGTGAACTGCGGAGGCATCACGTCCATCACCCTCTCCGGGGTCAGCGGGTGCACGGTCAGGAACAACACCGTGACCGGCGGCTACAGCGGGATCTGTCTTGATTCTGGGTCTTCGAACTGTCTGGTCTCAGGCAATCGCGTTGAAGGTTATAGTCAGAACGGCATCTGTATCAAAATGTGGAGTTCAGGAAACGAGATCGTCGCCAACACCTGCTCAGGTGGGTTTTATGGTTTCCATATCGAGAATTGCAGGGGACCAAACACCCTGCGGGATAACACCGTCCTCAATGCAACAAACGGAATCAATCTGCCTAATCCTGGTCCCGTCGTCATCGAGAATGTCACGATGCACATAAAACCCGGTGGCCAGGGCGTCATCTTCTCTGGGAACGATGCCCTCACGCTCACCAACAGCATCATCACCGGGGCCTCTGTGGGACTGAGTCTTTCACCCGATTCCGGCCTCGATCACATGCTCATCGCAAACAACCTCTTCAACAACACACAGAACCTCTATATCGGGTATGGTGCCGACCTGAGCGGCGCCAGGTGGAACACCACAAAGACCGCCGGTGAAAATATCCGCGGCGGTCCGTCCCTCGGCGGCAACCTCTGGCTGACGCCCGAGGGCACCGGGTTCTCAGAGACCCACCTCGACCTCGACGGCGATGGGATCTGCGACGAGCGTTACGACCTCGGGGCGGGATGCATCGATCACCTCCCGCTCCACACCTGCCTCCCGACCGCGAACTTCACCGTCACCCCCGCCGGCGGCAGCACCCCGCTCGAGGTGCAGTTCGCCGACGCCTCCTCGGGCGTCAACCCCCGCACCTATTCCTGGGACTTCGGGGACGCCACCTCCGACCAGGCCGCCCCCTCCCACACCTTCACGACCAACGGCACCTACCAGGTGAGCCTGACGGTCACCAACGACTTCGGGAGCGACACGACGACCAGGACGGTCACCGCCCTCGACCCGCCGATAGCCGTCATCTCCACGAATCTGACGGAGGGCAATGCCCCGCTGACCGTGCAGTTCACCGACGACTCGACCGGGTGCGTCTTCACCCGCCTCTGGGACTTCGACGACAGGACGAACGCCACCGCTGCCGGGGTCTCGCACACCTTCGAGAACCCCGGCACCTACAACGTCACCCTCAACGCGAGCAACCCCTACGCCTCCGCCGAGGCGGCGGTGAAGGTCGTGGTGCTCGCCCCGCCGGAGGCAAACTTCACCTTCACGCCCACGGCCGGGAACACCCCGCTGACGGTGACCTTCAACGAGACCACGACCGGCGACGTCGATACCTGGGCGTGGGACTTCGGCGACGGCACCCCGACCGTATCCGGCCGGAACGTCACCCATACCTTCAATGAGCGCGGCACGTTTCCGGTGACCCTGACCGCAAGCAATGCCTTCGGATCGAACGCCACGACCCGGACGGTGACGGTGCACGCCGCACCGGCGGCCGGTTTCGACCTGAACGTCTCTGAGGGCAACGACCCGCTGACCGTGCTCGTCACCAACACCTCGACCGGCGACTTCACGAAATGTGTCCTGGACTTCGGCGACGGTACCGGGACGGTGGTGATGTCCGGGGAGACGGCCGCCCATACCTTCGCCAGACCCGACACCTACACGATCACGCTCAACGCGAGCAACGCGTACGGGTTCAACCGCACCACCTCCACGGTGACGGTGCACGCCGCGCCAGCGGCCGGTTTCGACCTGAACGTCTCTGAGGGCAACGACCCGCTGACCGTGCTCGTCACCAACACCTCGACCGGCGACTTCACGAAATGTGTCCTGGACTTCGGCGACGGTACCGGGACGGTGGTGATGACCGGGGAGACGGCCGCCCATACCTTCGCCAGACCCGACACCTACACGATCACGCTCAACGCGAGCAACGCGTACGGGTTCAACCGCACCACCTCCACGGTGACGGTGCTCCCGCCACCGGTCGCGGCCTTCACGCAGAATATCGACGAAGGCAATGCACCATTGACCGTTGCGTTCACCGACGGATCGACGGGCAACGTGACCGCGTGGCAGTGGGACTTCGGCGACGGCAATGTCTCGACCGAAGAGAATCCATCGCACGAGTACGTGACGCCAGGGACGTATCCCGTCGTGTTGAACGCGAGCAACGTCTACGGGTTCAGTCTCTCTGACTCGACCGTGACGATCCTCGCCCCGCCGAAGGCGAACTTCACGCAGAGTGCGGACGAAGGCAACGCACCTCTTGCGGTTACCTTCACTGATGGATCGACGGGCAACGTCACCTCATGGCAGTGGGACTTCGGCGACGGCAATGTCTCGACCGAAGAGAATCCATCGCACGAGTACGTGACCGCCGGGACGTACACTGTCCAGTTGAACGCGAGCAACGCGTACGGCTTCAGCCTCTCAGAGTCCAGCGTGACAATCCTCGCCCCGCCGCTCGCCCGGTTCGGCAGCAAGGTTGGTGCCGACGGTAACCTGCGGGAGGTCGCCTTCACCGACCGGTCGACCGGGAACATCACCGCGTGGCAGTGGGAGTTCGGGGACGGCGCCTCTTCGACCAACCCGAACCCGGTCCACACCTATGCGGAGTTTGGGACCTACAACGTCACCCTGAGCGTGCGGAACGCCTACGACGCAAACGCCACCACCGCCGCCGTCACCCTCACCACTCCCTCATCTCATGGCGGTCGCTCGCCCGCATCGGCCGGTGCGGCAAGCAAGATCCCGGCCGGCGGCCACGCCTCCTTCGGGGTGCGTGAATCGGCGATCCATGAGGTGACGGTGACAGCCTCCGATGCGATCTCGCGCGTCCTGGTCACCGTCGAACCGACGACAAAGCCGAACAGTATCGAAGCTCCGGCCGACGCCGTCTACGAGTACGACCAGGTGACGCTGTACCATACCACCGAAGATGCCCTTGCCGGCGCCGCCTTCGACTTCACCGTTCCAAAAACGTGGCTCGATGAGCAGGGCGCCGGTCCCGATGACGTGGTGCTGTACCGCTACCACGACGGTGCGTGGCACGCCCTCCCGACCAGCGTGGTCTCGGAGGATGAGAGTGGATACTCCTTCACCGCCGAAAGTCCGGGCTTCGCCTTCTTTGCAATCGGAGCCGACGGCAGGGGGGTGCATCCCTCTGCAGGCACGAACGTCACCCGTCCGACACCCGACGTCGTTGAGACGGTGACGACCGCTGCCGCCACGACCGCCCCGGCCACCACCCCGCAGCAGCAGACTCCCCTGCCCTGGTGGCTGGCGGCGGTTGCCGCCGGTGCAGCCGTCGCCCTCCGGCACCGCCGATAA
- a CDS encoding metallophosphoesterase: protein MVRPTRVVLIATFIALLALAAAFFLAASAEAESLTVTHLQVEGVPGEIVFVADLHLREETAPLIGRAVEEVNALRPSLVLIGGDCISSGRQDLPYLDLLAGIEAPAYAVLGNHDYGRSTRDLDETALAAVNLTIAGYDLSPLDDGEADTVLADAVAGRLEAAGVKVLRNEYVVEEIDGRTLLIVGLDDALAGRTAYPDDLPAADYTVVLLHEPEYRAAWECDLLLCGHTHGGQIDLPIIGKPAAWLGHWPFAGRLDEEGRTLYVGRGVGTTPFLGMGLRYNCPPEITVIET, encoded by the coding sequence ATGGTCAGACCCACCCGCGTCGTTCTCATCGCAACGTTCATCGCCCTCCTTGCCCTCGCCGCAGCCTTCTTCCTTGCGGCCTCGGCCGAGGCGGAGAGCCTCACGGTCACGCACCTGCAGGTCGAAGGGGTGCCGGGTGAGATCGTCTTCGTCGCCGACCTCCACCTCAGAGAGGAGACCGCCCCGCTGATCGGGCGAGCGGTGGAGGAGGTGAATGCTCTCAGGCCCTCCCTGGTGCTCATCGGAGGAGACTGCATCTCTTCGGGGCGGCAGGACCTCCCGTACCTCGACCTCCTCGCCGGGATCGAGGCACCGGCCTATGCAGTCCTCGGCAACCACGACTACGGACGCTCCACCCGTGACCTCGACGAGACTGCCCTCGCAGCGGTGAACCTCACCATCGCGGGCTACGACCTCTCCCCCCTCGACGACGGTGAGGCCGACACCGTCCTTGCCGATGCCGTCGCCGGACGACTCGAAGCGGCCGGGGTGAAGGTGCTGCGAAACGAGTACGTCGTGGAAGAGATCGACGGTCGGACCCTCCTCATCGTCGGCCTCGACGACGCCCTTGCCGGCCGGACGGCGTATCCCGACGACCTGCCCGCCGCCGACTATACTGTCGTCCTCCTCCATGAACCAGAATACCGTGCGGCATGGGAGTGCGACCTCCTCCTCTGCGGCCACACGCATGGCGGGCAGATCGACCTCCCCATCATCGGCAAACCCGCCGCATGGCTCGGCCACTGGCCCTTTGCCGGGCGGCTGGACGAGGAGGGCCGGACACTCTATGTCGGCCGCGGCGTCGGGACCACGCCGTTCCTGGGGATGGGGTTGAGGTACAACTGCCCGCCCGAGATCACGGTCATCGAGACATAG
- a CDS encoding substrate-binding domain-containing protein, whose translation MKKITFIMLVVIMVAAAVICGCTTPGGGEATPTPTPTETTAAPGGTQTLLIATTTSLQDTGLLDNLRPIFEEQYNADVKITAKGTGQSLELGRAGDVDVMMVHDRVREDEFVDEGYGANRRVFAYNYFTIVGPESDPAGIANMTPEEAFTTFREKGLAEPGSIVFVSRGDDSGTHGKEKAIWEAAGFNYTTDIQGSGEWYVEAGTGMGSTLVMTGEKQAYTLSDIGTYLAYKTETGLVPLVDQGDILLNIYSVMEISPEKYPDVNSTLAKEWINFLISPEIQEEIGNFGVEEYGQPLFNPSQGAWEVLGVERAETEEPVT comes from the coding sequence ATGAAAAAGATCACCTTTATTATGCTTGTCGTGATCATGGTGGCTGCTGCCGTCATCTGCGGCTGTACAACGCCGGGAGGTGGGGAGGCGACACCGACCCCGACACCGACGGAGACGACCGCAGCACCGGGAGGGACTCAGACCCTGCTGATCGCGACGACAACCAGTCTCCAGGACACCGGCCTTCTGGATAATCTCAGACCGATCTTCGAGGAGCAGTACAACGCTGATGTGAAGATCACCGCAAAGGGGACCGGCCAGTCTCTCGAACTCGGGAGAGCGGGCGACGTGGATGTGATGATGGTCCATGACCGGGTCCGTGAGGATGAATTCGTAGACGAGGGCTATGGAGCCAACCGGCGGGTCTTTGCCTACAACTACTTCACGATCGTCGGCCCTGAGTCAGATCCGGCCGGGATCGCAAACATGACCCCTGAAGAAGCATTCACCACGTTCCGGGAGAAGGGCCTTGCCGAACCGGGAAGCATCGTCTTCGTCTCGCGGGGCGACGACTCAGGGACACACGGGAAAGAGAAGGCCATCTGGGAGGCTGCGGGCTTCAATTACACCACCGACATCCAGGGCTCGGGCGAGTGGTATGTGGAGGCAGGGACCGGGATGGGCTCCACCCTGGTGATGACCGGTGAGAAGCAGGCCTACACCCTCAGCGATATCGGAACCTATCTGGCCTACAAGACCGAGACCGGCCTGGTCCCGCTGGTCGATCAGGGAGATATTCTCCTGAACATCTACAGCGTGATGGAGATCAGTCCCGAAAAGTATCCTGACGTCAATAGCACCCTTGCGAAAGAGTGGATCAACTTCCTCATCTCGCCTGAGATCCAGGAGGAGATCGGGAACTTCGGTGTCGAGGAGTATGGTCAGCCACTCTTCAACCCGTCGCAGGGTGCCTGGGAGGTACTCGGGGTGGAGCGTGCGGAGACCGAAGAGCCGGTCACCTGA
- a CDS encoding DNA glycosylase, translated as MNDSIVLDADTPFDLDATLGCGQAFRWEKDADGTWSGTARGRAVRIRQDEETLSFSGADKAFVTDYFALDLDLNEILASIDTDPAIHRAVTSCTGLRLLRQEPFETLISYICATNTNIPTVKKRVRLLSERYGTPLPGGAHAFPDAVTLAPCSEDALRACVLGYRAPYICTTARMCADDPDWAAQVADLPYPEAKTELLRFPGVGPKAADCILLFAFQQYEAFPVDVWIRRIMRRAYLPHLNESGGMSPREYEEIASFARRHFGRYAGWAQEYLYCVREDDR; from the coding sequence ATGAACGATTCCATCGTCCTCGATGCCGACACCCCCTTCGACCTCGACGCCACGCTCGGGTGCGGGCAGGCGTTTCGGTGGGAGAAGGACGCGGACGGCACCTGGTCGGGCACGGCGCGGGGCCGGGCGGTCAGGATCAGGCAGGACGAAGAGACGCTCTCCTTCTCAGGTGCTGACAAAGCGTTCGTCACCGACTACTTCGCCCTCGACCTTGACCTGAACGAGATCCTCGCCTCCATCGACACCGACCCGGCAATCCACCGGGCGGTCACCTCCTGCACCGGCCTGCGCCTGCTCAGGCAGGAACCCTTCGAGACCCTCATCTCCTATATCTGCGCCACCAACACCAACATCCCGACGGTCAAAAAACGGGTCCGTCTCCTCTCCGAGCGGTACGGAACGCCCCTCCCTGGTGGAGCCCATGCTTTCCCGGACGCAGTGACCCTCGCGCCCTGCAGCGAGGATGCCCTCAGGGCATGTGTCCTCGGGTACCGGGCGCCTTATATCTGCACGACCGCACGGATGTGTGCAGACGATCCCGACTGGGCGGCACAGGTCGCCGACCTCCCGTACCCGGAGGCAAAGACCGAACTTCTCCGCTTCCCCGGCGTCGGCCCCAAGGCCGCGGACTGTATTCTCCTCTTCGCCTTCCAGCAGTACGAGGCCTTCCCGGTGGACGTCTGGATCAGACGGATCATGCGCCGCGCCTACCTCCCCCACCTCAACGAGAGCGGGGGGATGAGCCCCAGGGAGTACGAGGAGATCGCCTCCTTCGCCCGCCGGCACTTCGGGCGGTACGCCGGGTGGGCGCAGGAGTATCTCTATTGTGTCCGGGAAGACGACCGGTAG